A window of the Synechococcus sp. M16.1 genome harbors these coding sequences:
- the trmB gene encoding tRNA (guanosine(46)-N7)-methyltransferase TrmB, with protein MRQHVNPLSSFFQLPLELPPPEQLFRVPDQPIHLDIGCARGRCLLGLAERDPHWNHLGVEIRRPLVTSADQDALASEHGNVRILFCNANISLEGWMKALKQDRLQRVSIQFPDPWFKRRHHKRRVLQPALLLAIATALQPGRELFLQSDILDVIEPMVALTELSDCFDRPAEDQRPWRASNPLSVPTERERYVLEQNLPVYRVLYRRNQNPLPSVSDLEQRWQEIDNPAEALTT; from the coding sequence TTGCGTCAGCACGTCAATCCCCTCAGCAGCTTCTTCCAGTTGCCGCTGGAATTACCACCACCCGAGCAGCTGTTTCGCGTTCCTGATCAGCCGATCCACCTTGATATCGGCTGCGCCCGTGGCCGCTGCCTGCTGGGCTTGGCCGAGCGTGATCCCCACTGGAACCATCTCGGCGTTGAAATCCGCCGACCGCTGGTGACGTCTGCCGATCAAGACGCGCTCGCCTCGGAGCACGGCAATGTTCGGATCCTGTTCTGCAACGCCAACATCAGCCTAGAAGGCTGGATGAAGGCCCTGAAGCAGGACCGACTGCAGCGGGTCTCGATCCAATTCCCCGATCCCTGGTTCAAACGCAGGCACCACAAGCGCCGGGTCCTGCAGCCGGCGCTTCTGCTCGCCATTGCAACGGCCCTGCAGCCCGGCCGTGAGCTGTTTCTGCAGAGCGATATTCTGGACGTGATTGAGCCGATGGTGGCTCTCACCGAACTCAGCGACTGTTTCGACCGCCCCGCCGAGGACCAACGTCCCTGGCGCGCCAGCAACCCGCTTTCGGTTCCCACGGAACGGGAGCGCTACGTGCTTGAGCAAAACCTCCCCGTCTACCGGGTGCTCTATCGCCGGAACCAGAATCCACTTCCTTCCGTGTCAGATCTGGAACAGCGCTGGCAGGAGATCGATAATCCGGCGGAAGCACTCACCACCTGA